From Candidatus Electrothrix rattekaaiensis, one genomic window encodes:
- a CDS encoding metallophosphoesterase has protein sequence MIAFSIVLWLIFLLGRIIHRREGGLAAELLEVAGMQWMGSLFLFAVPLLIADLISGFGFLLSRAVVLRIRMIALACGVFLTLIAHVQGLRPPAVEQYETAVSGLPADLDGTTIAVLSDLHIGEMLLDAAWLNARVQQVQALKPDCIVLVGDLFERSSDSEALPPVLRQLSAPLGVFAVRGNHDTVRPGRPDHAGTILAASGIRLLSNEWTKLADGLVLAGIDDLTSSRRRGGNGQDNLTRALTDRPAGATVLLSHTPWLVEQAAVSGVSLMLSGHTHNGQIWPFNSLVRTLYPFLGGQYTIEDMNLFVCRGTGTWGPRMRLWQRGEIALIRLHSRNYVAPVRR, from the coding sequence TTGATAGCTTTCAGCATAGTGCTCTGGCTGATCTTCCTCCTTGGGCGGATTATCCACAGGCGGGAGGGCGGTCTGGCGGCAGAGCTGCTCGAAGTTGCAGGGATGCAGTGGATGGGCAGTCTGTTCCTGTTTGCCGTGCCCTTACTTATTGCCGATCTGATCAGCGGCTTTGGTTTTCTCCTGTCCCGGGCAGTTGTGCTTCGTATCCGCATGATTGCTTTGGCCTGCGGAGTCTTCCTGACGCTGATAGCTCATGTACAAGGCCTGCGCCCTCCGGCTGTTGAGCAGTATGAAACCGCTGTCAGTGGGTTGCCGGCTGATTTGGACGGTACCACAATTGCTGTGTTATCGGATCTGCATATTGGAGAAATGCTGCTGGATGCGGCTTGGCTCAATGCCCGCGTCCAACAGGTGCAGGCCCTGAAACCGGACTGCATCGTTCTGGTTGGTGATCTATTTGAACGGAGCAGTGATTCCGAGGCACTGCCTCCAGTTCTGCGGCAGCTTTCCGCCCCACTGGGTGTCTTTGCAGTGCGGGGAAATCATGATACCGTGCGTCCGGGTCGCCCTGATCATGCCGGAACAATCCTGGCGGCGTCTGGTATCCGCCTGCTCAGTAATGAATGGACGAAGCTGGCTGATGGGTTGGTGCTTGCCGGGATTGATGATCTGACCTCCTCTCGTCGTCGGGGAGGGAACGGGCAGGATAACCTCACTCGTGCCCTGACTGATCGACCTGCCGGGGCAACCGTTCTCCTGTCCCATACACCCTGGTTGGTTGAACAGGCCGCTGTTAGCGGAGTCAGTCTTATGCTCTCTGGACACACCCATAATGGGCAAATTTGGCCCTTTAACTCTTTGGTCCGCACCCTCTATCCTTTTCTTGGTGGTCAATATACGATTGAGGATATGAATCTGTTTGTCTGCCGGGGTACAGGAACTTGGGGACCGAGAATGCGCCTCTGGCAGCGCGGTGAAATCGCCCTGATCAGGTTGCACAGTCGAAATTATGTCGCGCCGGTGAGAAGATAA
- a CDS encoding alpha-amylase family glycosyl hydrolase translates to MNLMPLEKLGPSELPGSRVQFGLYLPWVSAKDGNRLWLKVIHEQDQFLQHVQPKLFELSHAPDPVYSDYWHREITIDSADRSHPSSAWGQPGRYVYRFMLQNPSVQHEIDWIIDPFAREFGVGKLSAFTLGYKKYEWSSGEANWKTPKLSDLVVYEIMISEFGGSLDGAIEKLGYLADLGINCLEIMPVSNTSDTIDWGFLPIGYFGVDERFGKRRNMQRLVDEAHKLGIAVIFDTVYGHTGPLFPYAYVYQELGYHDNPFIGPFAQDLFSDLGRSTDYNRQITCDFFYTVNQHWLDCYHVDGFRYDCVPNYDDGATGVGYANLVYSTYQFVKDKMKQEGGYWRRFENGQDLTLIQCAEQLQRPMEIVATTYSNCTWQNGTLDAAKHVAQGNRDAVTDLGFRLGLTGYPETAQHNADILPKSALQYIENHDHSRFICNFSWMDQKDLLRSGDRSQWYKLQPYIIGLLTAKGIPVLWEGQEIGENYFLPDQGEGRVKLLRPVRWEYFYDQTGKAMIALFRKMLALRKSCAEFREGDYYFHNHYENYQSKGVLLFHRRLGSVLSLVVLNFSDQEQWVPSSFALGGNYQEMLHGADDPALHIGQVSAGETKWLQVPGNYGRVWRTV, encoded by the coding sequence ATGAATTTGATGCCGCTGGAAAAACTTGGTCCCAGTGAGCTGCCGGGCAGCCGGGTTCAGTTTGGTCTGTATCTGCCTTGGGTCTCGGCAAAGGACGGCAACCGGCTTTGGCTGAAGGTTATTCATGAGCAAGACCAATTCTTGCAGCATGTTCAGCCGAAGCTCTTCGAGCTTTCCCATGCTCCTGACCCGGTGTACAGCGACTACTGGCACAGGGAGATTACCATTGATTCGGCGGACAGGTCGCATCCCTCCTCCGCCTGGGGACAGCCCGGACGCTATGTGTACCGCTTCATGCTGCAAAACCCTTCAGTACAGCATGAAATTGACTGGATCATTGACCCCTTTGCCCGCGAATTCGGCGTAGGCAAGCTCTCTGCCTTCACATTGGGATATAAGAAGTATGAGTGGAGCAGCGGCGAAGCAAACTGGAAAACCCCGAAGCTGTCTGATTTGGTGGTTTACGAGATCATGATCTCCGAGTTCGGCGGTAGTCTTGACGGTGCAATCGAAAAGCTCGGTTATCTTGCTGATCTCGGCATCAACTGCTTAGAGATCATGCCGGTGTCCAATACTTCCGACACCATTGACTGGGGATTTCTGCCTATCGGTTATTTCGGGGTGGATGAACGTTTCGGCAAACGCCGCAACATGCAGCGGCTTGTTGACGAAGCGCATAAGCTGGGAATAGCCGTGATCTTTGATACGGTGTACGGCCATACCGGCCCTCTTTTTCCCTATGCGTATGTGTATCAAGAACTGGGATATCATGACAATCCATTTATCGGGCCTTTTGCTCAGGATCTTTTCAGTGATCTCGGCAGAAGCACAGATTATAATCGCCAGATCACCTGTGATTTCTTTTATACTGTCAATCAGCATTGGCTGGACTGTTATCATGTGGACGGCTTCCGCTATGACTGTGTGCCGAATTACGATGACGGCGCGACCGGAGTCGGCTATGCCAATTTAGTGTACAGTACCTATCAGTTCGTTAAAGACAAAATGAAGCAGGAGGGCGGATACTGGCGGCGTTTTGAGAACGGTCAGGATCTCACCCTGATTCAGTGCGCGGAACAGCTGCAGCGACCGATGGAGATTGTTGCAACGACTTACAGTAACTGCACCTGGCAGAACGGGACGCTTGATGCTGCGAAACATGTTGCTCAGGGCAATAGAGATGCCGTTACGGACCTCGGTTTCCGGCTCGGTCTGACAGGCTATCCCGAAACTGCGCAGCACAATGCCGACATCCTGCCAAAAAGTGCATTGCAGTACATCGAGAACCATGACCATTCGCGCTTCATCTGCAACTTTAGCTGGATGGATCAGAAGGACCTGCTACGGTCCGGCGACCGCTCCCAATGGTACAAGCTGCAACCCTACATCATCGGCCTGCTCACCGCCAAAGGAATTCCCGTGTTATGGGAGGGACAGGAAATCGGGGAGAATTATTTTTTGCCGGACCAAGGGGAGGGGCGAGTGAAGCTGCTGCGACCGGTGCGCTGGGAGTATTTCTATGACCAGACAGGCAAGGCAATGATCGCTCTTTTCCGCAAGATGCTGGCGTTGCGGAAAAGCTGCGCTGAATTCAGAGAGGGGGATTATTATTTCCACAACCATTATGAAAACTACCAGTCCAAGGGCGTACTGCTCTTCCACCGCAGGCTCGGCTCCGTTCTCAGTCTGGTGGTGCTGAATTTCAGCGATCAGGAACAATGGGTTCCGTCTTCTTTTGCGCTGGGCGGCAATTATCAGGAAATGCTGCACGGAGCGGATGACCCGGCTCTTCATATCGGGCAGGTGAGTGCCGGAGAGACAAAATGGCTACAAGTGCCCGGCAACTACGGCAGAGTGTGGCGGACTGTCTAA
- a CDS encoding formate--tetrahydrofolate ligase — protein sequence MVLDPTKHADWEIAEEAESRMKTVYELGEQLGLEKEELLPHGHYLAKLDYRKILDRLKDKPDGKYVDVTAISPTPLGEGKSTCAMGLVQGLGKRGKSVVGAIRQPSGGPTMNIKGSAAGGGLAQCIPLTPFSLGMTGDINAIMNAHNLGMVALTARMQHECNYTDEQLAMRKLRRLDIHPKKVEFNWIMDYCAQALRNITIGQGGKMDGMTMQSSFAIAVSSEIMAILSIAKDLKDMRERIGKIVVAYDKQDRPITTEDLEVAGAMTAWMVDAINPNLMQTLEGQPVVVHAGPFANIAIGQSSVIADRVGLKLADYNVTESGFGADIGFEKFWNLKCRYSGLKPNCAVVVATIRALKCHGGAPIPVPGKPMPKEYEGENVGWVEEGCANLIHHIETVKKAGINPVVCINAFYTDTDNEIAAVRRLSEAAGARVALSRHWEHGGEGALEFADAVADACEEPNDFKFLYDLDTPLSERIELIVKEVYGGDGVSYSPEAAAKLKRMEADPEMKEMTTCMVKTHLSLSHDPSLKGTPKGWTLPIRDILTYKGAGFVVPVAGAISLMPGTASDPAYRRIDVDTETGKVKGVF from the coding sequence ATGGTTTTAGATCCGACCAAACATGCTGACTGGGAAATCGCCGAAGAGGCGGAAAGCCGGATGAAAACAGTGTACGAGTTGGGCGAACAGCTCGGACTGGAAAAAGAAGAGCTGCTGCCGCACGGTCATTACTTGGCCAAGCTGGACTACCGCAAGATCCTTGATCGGCTGAAAGACAAGCCGGACGGAAAATATGTTGACGTAACAGCTATTTCTCCGACCCCGCTGGGTGAAGGGAAGTCCACCTGCGCAATGGGTTTGGTGCAGGGCCTGGGTAAGCGCGGCAAGTCTGTTGTCGGTGCTATCCGCCAGCCTTCTGGCGGCCCGACCATGAATATCAAGGGTTCCGCAGCAGGCGGCGGTTTGGCCCAGTGTATTCCCCTGACCCCGTTTTCTCTGGGTATGACCGGCGATATCAACGCCATCATGAATGCTCATAACCTAGGCATGGTGGCTCTGACCGCCCGGATGCAGCATGAGTGCAACTACACGGACGAGCAGCTGGCCATGCGGAAGCTGAGACGGCTGGATATCCATCCCAAAAAGGTGGAGTTCAACTGGATCATGGATTACTGCGCCCAGGCCCTGCGCAATATCACCATCGGCCAGGGCGGCAAGATGGACGGCATGACCATGCAGTCCAGCTTTGCCATTGCAGTCAGCTCCGAGATCATGGCTATTCTGTCCATTGCCAAGGATCTGAAAGATATGCGCGAGCGTATTGGTAAGATCGTGGTTGCCTATGATAAGCAGGATCGTCCGATCACCACGGAAGATCTGGAAGTTGCAGGCGCAATGACTGCTTGGATGGTCGACGCCATCAACCCCAACCTGATGCAGACCTTGGAAGGCCAGCCCGTTGTTGTTCATGCTGGCCCCTTTGCTAATATCGCCATTGGTCAGTCCTCAGTTATTGCCGATCGCGTTGGTCTGAAGTTGGCTGACTATAACGTCACCGAGTCCGGCTTTGGTGCGGACATCGGTTTTGAGAAATTCTGGAACCTCAAATGCCGTTACTCCGGCCTCAAGCCCAACTGTGCGGTTGTTGTTGCTACCATCAGGGCACTCAAGTGCCACGGCGGCGCACCGATCCCGGTTCCGGGTAAACCGATGCCCAAAGAGTATGAGGGTGAGAATGTGGGCTGGGTTGAAGAGGGATGCGCAAACCTTATTCACCACATTGAGACCGTCAAGAAGGCCGGAATCAATCCGGTGGTTTGTATCAACGCCTTTTACACTGATACGGACAACGAGATTGCAGCGGTTCGCCGTCTCTCCGAGGCTGCCGGTGCCCGCGTGGCCCTGTCCCGTCATTGGGAGCACGGTGGTGAGGGTGCTTTGGAATTCGCTGATGCAGTTGCCGATGCCTGTGAAGAACCCAACGACTTTAAGTTCCTCTATGATCTGGATACCCCGTTGTCCGAGCGTATCGAACTGATTGTCAAAGAGGTGTACGGTGGCGACGGTGTAAGCTACTCACCGGAAGCGGCTGCTAAACTAAAACGAATGGAAGCGGATCCCGAGATGAAGGAGATGACCACTTGTATGGTCAAGACCCATCTCTCGCTGTCCCATGATCCTTCCCTCAAAGGAACGCCCAAGGGATGGACATTGCCTATCCGCGACATCCTCACCTATAAGGGCGCAGGCTTTGTCGTGCCGGTTGCCGGTGCCATCAGTCTGATGCCGGGTACGGCCTCTGATCCGGCGTACCGTCGCATTGATGTGGACACCGAGACCGGTAAGGTGAAGGGCGTCTTCTAA
- a CDS encoding FAD-dependent thymidylate synthase, whose protein sequence is MKVIINDEFDPESSAMMQALYSRSSASVEKHIEQVKKTGSSNFMKSYYVGYGHASIGDCGATTLFLEGVSILAAKAIQDNPLYSGQETSTRYIDFSSQPLIDPVSTEESQEILKDWIKFYTTSTRVVRSYLKDRFPLEQGQRPNIWDKAINARGFDILRGFLPAGATTQLSWSTNLRQAYDKLCQLKFHPLDEVRFIAEAALKKLSIKYPSSFSHTQKDEAEKYYSRFSKKIHYSSYTPSLSEGDFLCRTDIDNKLLENEEHEVIGLRPKGALLPRYISKYGRYNCMFLLDYGSYRDLQRHRNGLCRLPVLTTNYGFNQWYLNHLPNELCSQANLLIKKQFCRIKELVEKHNLSSAETQYYIPMGSNIVCELVYDLPEMVYVVELRSSSTVHPTLRKVAHNMYNTLKNNHPALKIHADLSKDKFEVKRGLQDIEKIN, encoded by the coding sequence GTGAAAGTAATTATCAACGACGAATTCGATCCCGAATCATCAGCTATGATGCAAGCACTTTACAGTCGCTCATCAGCAAGTGTAGAAAAACATATTGAACAGGTCAAAAAGACCGGTTCTTCAAATTTCATGAAGAGCTATTACGTGGGCTACGGACATGCTTCAATCGGAGACTGTGGAGCAACAACGCTTTTTCTAGAGGGTGTTTCTATATTGGCCGCAAAAGCTATACAGGATAATCCGCTTTATTCCGGTCAGGAAACTTCGACAAGATATATTGATTTTTCCAGCCAGCCCCTAATTGACCCTGTAAGCACGGAAGAATCCCAAGAAATACTAAAAGATTGGATAAAATTTTACACAACTTCAACTAGAGTTGTTCGATCATACTTGAAAGATCGCTTCCCACTAGAACAAGGACAGCGACCTAATATATGGGACAAAGCTATAAATGCAAGGGGGTTTGACATCCTCAGAGGCTTTCTTCCAGCCGGAGCAACCACTCAATTATCTTGGAGCACGAATTTAAGACAGGCATATGACAAGCTTTGTCAGCTAAAATTTCACCCTCTGGATGAAGTGCGTTTCATTGCTGAGGCAGCATTGAAAAAACTTTCGATAAAATACCCTAGCAGTTTTTCCCATACGCAAAAGGACGAAGCGGAAAAATATTACAGCCGGTTTTCTAAAAAAATTCATTATTCATCCTACACACCATCGCTATCAGAAGGAGATTTTCTTTGCAGGACAGATATTGATAACAAGCTACTGGAGAATGAAGAGCATGAAGTTATAGGGCTACGCCCAAAAGGAGCTTTACTCCCAAGGTATATCTCAAAATATGGTCGATACAACTGTATGTTTTTACTTGATTATGGAAGCTACCGAGATTTACAAAGACACAGAAATGGTCTTTGTAGATTACCCGTCCTTACAACTAACTACGGCTTTAATCAATGGTATTTAAACCATCTGCCTAACGAACTTTGCAGTCAAGCTAACTTATTAATAAAAAAACAATTTTGCAGGATCAAAGAGCTAGTCGAAAAACACAACCTTTCTTCAGCAGAAACACAGTATTACATTCCAATGGGATCGAATATTGTTTGCGAGCTAGTCTATGACCTTCCCGAGATGGTTTATGTTGTCGAACTCAGATCTAGCTCAACAGTTCACCCTACCTTGCGAAAGGTCGCACATAACATGTATAATACTTTAAAAAATAACCACCCTGCTCTCAAAATTCACGCAGATTTAAGTAAAGATAAATTCGAGGTTAAACGAGGTTTGCAGGATATTGAAAAGATCAACTGA
- a CDS encoding radical SAM protein: protein MKESSGIIGENNFLFYNKKRLFINSRVGCLARCNYCYLDRIGIPRGKIAKQIQPADIIRVIGKNLKTIWKPDDTLASFGCYSDPWDAYSKHHTKKIMTFLNQNKYRVTLSTKQAVNSIDLEEIYSLDKSYLYFLISIPVANEISVMEKGTSSLRQRIESIKVLHENGFNVAIYIKPFLGDTTLKSLPEIVKILQCISLPVILGKLFVSSPGTKGNKAVVSNSYILVESETREYFNVKNILQQYTTVYENSFQIFGD, encoded by the coding sequence ATGAAGGAATCTTCGGGTATAATAGGTGAAAATAATTTTCTTTTTTATAATAAAAAACGACTATTTATTAATAGTCGCGTAGGGTGTCTTGCACGATGTAACTATTGCTATTTAGATAGAATTGGTATTCCGAGAGGGAAAATTGCAAAACAAATACAACCTGCTGATATAATAAGAGTTATAGGGAAAAATTTAAAAACTATCTGGAAGCCTGATGATACACTTGCTTCTTTTGGTTGTTATAGTGATCCGTGGGATGCTTATTCAAAGCATCATACAAAAAAAATTATGACTTTTTTGAATCAGAATAAATATAGAGTTACCCTGTCAACGAAGCAGGCTGTTAATTCAATTGATCTTGAGGAAATATACTCTTTAGATAAGAGTTATTTGTATTTCTTAATAAGCATACCAGTTGCTAATGAAATATCAGTAATGGAGAAAGGTACAAGTTCTTTGCGTCAGCGAATTGAATCTATTAAAGTTTTGCATGAGAACGGTTTTAATGTTGCGATTTATATAAAACCTTTTCTTGGAGACACGACTTTGAAAAGCTTGCCAGAAATTGTTAAGATATTGCAGTGTATTTCTCTTCCTGTAATCTTGGGAAAATTATTTGTATCCTCTCCTGGTACAAAAGGAAATAAAGCGGTTGTCAGCAACAGTTATATTTTGGTGGAATCGGAAACAAGAGAATATTTTAATGTGAAAAATATATTGCAGCAGTACACTACTGTTTATGAGAATAGTTTTCAGATCTTTGGAGACTGA
- a CDS encoding radical SAM protein produces the protein MNKLKGMIQLTVFTLKRKLFGTRYIAEFDVTDACNLRCEHCYHFNGKSDFVKETLPIAQWKKRLNNLYRSGIRVVLLVGGEPALRPDVLMLADKIFPFVYIITNGTIKISAEFKHPLYVSVDGVEKTNDTIRGQGVFSKILENYSGDSRVIINMTVNGQNYTELEQVVRTSLEHNFTGVICNIYMPKTGDDKHTDPMVLTKGLRKEILQELRRVKSHYPNNFLLSDGMLRWYEKTDHRGWCYWGDEVLHFDASWNPRRCFGDKADCSNCGCFAGAFYSNLTALRESKERRKIGFL, from the coding sequence ATGAATAAATTAAAAGGAATGATCCAGCTTACTGTATTTACACTGAAACGGAAACTGTTTGGAACGAGGTATATCGCAGAGTTTGATGTTACTGATGCCTGTAATCTCAGGTGTGAGCATTGTTATCACTTTAATGGGAAAAGCGATTTTGTGAAAGAGACTCTTCCTATCGCACAATGGAAAAAACGATTGAATAACCTCTATCGATCCGGAATCCGAGTGGTTCTGTTAGTAGGCGGTGAACCTGCTTTACGACCAGACGTTTTGATGTTGGCGGACAAAATTTTCCCCTTTGTGTATATTATCACGAATGGAACCATAAAAATTTCTGCGGAATTTAAACATCCTCTGTATGTATCTGTTGATGGCGTTGAGAAAACCAATGATACGATACGAGGCCAGGGCGTTTTTTCAAAAATTTTAGAAAATTATTCTGGTGATAGCCGGGTCATCATTAATATGACAGTCAACGGTCAAAATTACACTGAACTTGAACAGGTGGTGCGTACGTCTCTGGAGCACAATTTTACAGGCGTTATCTGCAATATCTATATGCCTAAAACAGGGGATGACAAGCACACCGACCCCATGGTTCTTACAAAGGGTCTACGTAAAGAGATTCTCCAGGAGCTTCGAAGAGTAAAATCGCACTACCCGAACAACTTTTTGCTGAGTGATGGGATGCTCAGATGGTATGAAAAAACCGACCACCGAGGGTGGTGCTACTGGGGCGATGAGGTGCTCCATTTTGATGCTTCATGGAACCCTAGACGATGCTTCGGAGATAAAGCCGATTGTTCAAATTGCGGGTGTTTTGCAGGAGCGTTCTATAGCAATCTGACAGCACTGCGAGAGTCAAAAGAAAGGCGAAAAATAGGATTTCTGTAA
- a CDS encoding metal-dependent hydrolase — MYPGTHLLVSWTSAVNFLQGRRERAVVALTGVAPDLDGLGLIIDEFTGTTGYFIEYHHKLGHSIVSAFLFALLASFFSKSQKITVWLVSFAVVHFHIFCDLIGAKGPDGYQWPLYYFYPFDADFALVWSGQWALDAWQNDVTLLSLLLLCVFYLIRKEVTFFEVFSRWLDRESVNIYRKYLKRSEP, encoded by the coding sequence ATGTATCCTGGAACGCATTTGCTGGTCAGCTGGACCAGTGCTGTCAACTTTCTCCAAGGTCGCAGAGAGCGAGCCGTGGTTGCCTTAACAGGCGTTGCTCCTGATCTTGACGGGCTCGGGCTGATTATTGATGAGTTTACCGGCACAACCGGGTATTTTATAGAATATCACCATAAGCTGGGGCACAGTATTGTCTCTGCTTTTCTCTTTGCGCTCTTGGCGAGTTTTTTCTCAAAATCCCAAAAGATAACTGTCTGGCTCGTCTCCTTTGCAGTGGTTCATTTCCATATATTTTGTGATCTGATCGGGGCAAAGGGGCCAGATGGATATCAATGGCCTCTCTATTATTTCTACCCCTTTGATGCAGATTTTGCCCTTGTTTGGTCAGGCCAGTGGGCGCTGGATGCCTGGCAGAATGATGTAACCTTGCTCTCTCTGCTGTTGCTCTGTGTTTTTTATCTGATCAGAAAAGAAGTTACCTTTTTTGAAGTATTCAGCAGGTGGCTGGACAGGGAGTCTGTTAATATTTACAGGAAATATCTCAAAAGGTCTGAACCGTAA
- a CDS encoding HNH endonuclease signature motif containing protein — translation MKSTGSAGVDAAHILPWAMYDINSVANGICINKQCHWAFDSGVIKLDYDNSERKYIISIPDNIKKESKEYGFDLKEYIAIVGPIHRSRLPQSEDLWPDPRYLNEFNKFMFR, via the coding sequence ATGAAATCGACAGGATCAGCTGGAGTAGATGCAGCTCATATACTACCTTGGGCAATGTATGATATAAATTCTGTTGCAAATGGAATATGTATTAATAAACAATGTCATTGGGCATTCGACTCTGGGGTAATCAAGCTTGATTATGATAACTCAGAGAGAAAATATATTATCAGTATACCGGATAATATAAAAAAAGAATCTAAAGAGTACGGCTTTGATCTTAAAGAATATATAGCAATAGTTGGCCCTATCCATCGAAGCCGTTTACCTCAATCAGAAGATTTATGGCCAGACCCAAGATACTTAAATGAATTTAATAAATTTATGTTTAGATGA
- a CDS encoding DNA cytosine methyltransferase — translation MKNTMQCASFFSGIGGFELGFEQAGIKTVFQCEKDPFCIEILKNHWPKTKKHFDINQLEASLIPNTDIWCGGFPCQDVSVARGWLGRDGLKGKNTGLFYPFVDLIKAKRPQIIIMENVSGLLNSHDGKDFAVILQSLTSLGYGVAWRILNTRYFGAPQSRPRVFICAWKGSPDNAYHVLFEEGNCKKPEKPREGFLRPTKCQFTGATVPEVAFCLAATSGRHTGTDWSRSYVTYQNEVRRLTPTECERIQGLPVGWTKPDQNLKISKEKIDSLRYKAIGNAVSVPVVEWIGKRVEKKFYEISPTVNTTSLGIERFAVSTPKLGSSGSSKIKLPKVTSHTDAPKIKWASAGVLERNECIMGPVSQMPQNPIPSLLVNALDKERPDLKYFLSPNAAKGILRRVNKQGRKLFHPLSEALYHLQCQQ, via the coding sequence ATGAAAAACACCATGCAATGCGCCTCTTTTTTTTCAGGAATAGGCGGATTTGAGTTAGGATTTGAACAAGCTGGAATTAAAACCGTCTTTCAATGTGAAAAAGATCCGTTTTGCATTGAAATCTTGAAAAATCACTGGCCAAAAACTAAAAAGCATTTCGATATAAATCAGTTAGAAGCATCTCTTATACCGAATACAGATATATGGTGCGGAGGGTTTCCATGTCAAGATGTCTCAGTTGCTCGTGGATGGCTTGGAAGAGATGGATTAAAAGGAAAAAACACAGGACTATTTTATCCTTTTGTCGATTTAATCAAAGCCAAACGCCCGCAAATTATAATCATGGAAAACGTTTCGGGATTGCTCAATTCTCATGACGGAAAAGACTTTGCCGTCATCCTTCAATCTCTCACTAGCCTTGGCTACGGAGTAGCTTGGAGGATATTGAACACTCGTTATTTCGGTGCCCCGCAGTCAAGGCCACGGGTATTTATTTGCGCTTGGAAAGGATCACCGGATAACGCATATCATGTACTATTTGAAGAAGGAAATTGCAAGAAGCCTGAAAAACCACGTGAAGGATTTCTTCGACCAACCAAATGTCAATTTACAGGGGCAACCGTTCCAGAAGTAGCTTTTTGCTTAGCAGCAACGTCAGGTCGACATACCGGAACAGACTGGAGCAGATCCTATGTGACTTATCAAAATGAAGTTAGGCGACTAACGCCCACTGAATGTGAAAGAATACAAGGGCTTCCAGTAGGATGGACAAAGCCTGACCAAAATCTCAAAATATCAAAAGAAAAAATTGATAGCCTTCGATATAAAGCCATAGGAAACGCTGTATCTGTGCCCGTTGTTGAATGGATAGGTAAAAGAGTAGAAAAAAAATTCTATGAAATTTCCCCGACCGTGAACACAACATCACTTGGCATAGAAAGATTTGCTGTAAGCACGCCAAAACTTGGGAGCTCAGGCTCAAGCAAAATAAAGCTACCCAAAGTTACAAGCCATACAGATGCTCCAAAAATTAAATGGGCTAGTGCCGGGGTACTAGAAAGAAACGAATGCATAATGGGACCAGTTTCACAAATGCCTCAAAATCCAATTCCCTCTCTTTTAGTAAACGCCCTAGATAAAGAACGGCCAGACCTAAAATACTTTTTATCTCCAAATGCAGCAAAAGGAATTCTAAGAAGAGTTAACAAGCAAGGCCGAAAATTATTTCATCCTTTATCCGAAGCATTATATCACCTTCAATGCCAACAATAA
- a CDS encoding DUF2442 domain-containing protein: protein MDTVIKAVPLKDYKIEIRTSSGVSGIFDVKPYLKGTAFKDLRDEAYFKLVRPAHRGIMWPNEQDFSSDTIIWDIENSKGKTELDTAA, encoded by the coding sequence ATGGATACTGTTATCAAAGCTGTTCCGCTTAAAGACTACAAAATAGAAATTCGCACCAGCAGCGGAGTATCCGGGATATTTGACGTGAAGCCCTATCTGAAAGGAACCGCATTCAAGGATCTCAGGGACGAAGCATATTTCAAACTTGTCCGCCCCGCTCATCGCGGCATTATGTGGCCGAATGAGCAGGACTTCAGTTCTGATACGATCATTTGGGATATCGAGAACTCCAAAGGTAAAACCGAATTGGATACGGCGGCATAA